In one window of Candidatus Bathyarchaeota archaeon DNA:
- a CDS encoding MFS transporter, with protein sequence MVKLNEVRGFIKKQSHNYRMILVRSAGSNFLMNLTRNYFSIYTTGLGANAITLGGIRSISATVNMIISLPSGWLSDNYNLKKVMGVGMLIQIIMSALMASARDWTWILISMALDPFTMALMFRSQTIIMSNALKDGDRATGFGLRQIFGQTVGIIAPIPAALIVGYFGGLNVEGIRPLFYLKAVGLAILYAYIYRRLDDVPPHPRSDKRSVFQDFREILSEGKGLKTWLIVSGLGSMVWGMMEPFTFLYAAKIKGANALTLGIMTTVSILATIIFSLPINEIADKRGRKFATFLIRPALYIWMIMTVLAPSPSWLVLAWFFRGIGLSSTAYDTIALELVPPNQRGRWLGITNTFSSIIRIPAPLISGFLYRGSYSYLIFLIPFLIDLMLRMPLLRWKVPETGVRLQQVE encoded by the coding sequence TTGGTAAAATTAAATGAAGTGCGAGGCTTCATCAAGAAGCAAAGCCACAACTACCGGATGATCCTGGTGAGAAGCGCAGGATCAAACTTCCTAATGAACCTCACGAGGAACTATTTCTCTATTTACACTACTGGTCTGGGCGCGAATGCCATCACTCTGGGCGGGATCCGAAGCATCAGCGCCACGGTGAACATGATCATCTCTCTCCCCTCAGGTTGGCTCTCCGATAACTACAACCTGAAGAAGGTGATGGGGGTTGGGATGCTAATCCAGATCATCATGAGTGCCCTCATGGCATCAGCTAGAGACTGGACATGGATCCTCATTTCCATGGCCTTAGATCCTTTCACGATGGCTCTGATGTTCCGCAGCCAAACTATAATTATGTCAAACGCCCTTAAGGACGGGGACCGGGCCACCGGCTTTGGACTTAGGCAGATCTTTGGCCAAACGGTAGGGATCATCGCACCCATCCCCGCCGCTCTCATCGTGGGGTACTTCGGTGGGCTAAACGTCGAGGGCATCCGCCCCCTCTTCTACTTAAAGGCAGTTGGACTAGCGATTCTATACGCCTATATCTACAGGAGACTTGACGATGTACCTCCTCATCCTAGATCTGATAAAAGGTCTGTTTTCCAAGACTTTAGAGAGATTCTTTCTGAGGGGAAAGGGCTTAAGACCTGGCTGATTGTGAGTGGACTTGGGTCCATGGTATGGGGGATGATGGAGCCATTCACGTTCCTCTATGCAGCCAAGATAAAAGGGGCTAACGCGCTCACCCTGGGAATCATGACAACGGTATCCATCCTAGCCACAATCATCTTCTCACTCCCGATTAATGAGATTGCAGATAAAAGAGGGAGAAAGTTCGCTACTTTTCTCATCAGGCCCGCCCTGTACATCTGGATGATCATGACGGTCCTGGCTCCCAGCCCCTCATGGCTGGTCCTTGCCTGGTTCTTCAGGGGGATCGGGCTCAGCTCAACAGCCTACGACACCATCGCATTGGAGCTCGTGCCTCCCAACCAGAGAGGGAGATGGCTTGGAATCACGAACACCTTCAGCAGCATTATCAGGATACCGGCACCCCTCATTAGCGGGTTCCTCTACCGAGGGAGCTACTCCTATCTGATCTTCCTCATCCCATTCCTCATAGATCTAATGCTGAGAATGCCCCTTCTTCGTTGGAAAGTCCCAGAGACGGGTGTAAGACTGCAACAAGTAGAATAA
- a CDS encoding ArgE/DapE family deacylase, with amino-acid sequence MDLLKDLVRINSVNPSLVPGAPGEAEIAGYIGKYLQDLGMETHITEIKPGRVNAVGVLKAEGEGPVLMLNGHTDTVGIEYMEIDPLDPVIKEGRLYGRGTNDMKGGLAAILTATKALVNSGKEFRGDLIVAAVCDEEFASIGTEALMKEVDIDAVIVCEPTEFQILVAHKGFAWIDIETRGISAHGSAWQIGVDAIAKMGKVQVGLDSFQEESLMKRSHRLVGPPSVHSSIIVGGRELSTYPDRCNLKVERRLIPGETKEDVETELESLLTSISDIDPKFDGSYEITFFRGPLEVSTDSEICRVLIECSQEVRGETPHFVGGSGWMDTQIIAKKGAFAVAFGPVGSGSHAAVEYVDIDSVVNTARVLERVVHRFCG; translated from the coding sequence ATAGATCTTCTAAAAGACCTCGTAAGGATCAACTCGGTCAACCCTAGTCTTGTTCCAGGTGCTCCTGGAGAAGCGGAGATAGCTGGATACATAGGGAAATACCTGCAAGACCTCGGCATGGAGACACATATAACAGAGATAAAGCCGGGTAGAGTGAACGCCGTTGGCGTCCTCAAGGCTGAGGGCGAGGGCCCCGTTCTAATGCTCAATGGACACACAGACACCGTGGGAATAGAGTACATGGAGATCGATCCTCTAGACCCTGTAATCAAGGAGGGGAGGCTTTACGGAAGGGGGACTAACGACATGAAGGGAGGTCTCGCAGCGATTCTCACCGCTACAAAGGCTCTCGTGAATTCAGGTAAGGAGTTCCGAGGCGATCTGATCGTCGCGGCAGTCTGTGACGAAGAGTTCGCAAGCATCGGTACTGAGGCCCTCATGAAGGAAGTCGACATCGACGCTGTGATCGTCTGCGAGCCCACCGAGTTCCAGATCCTCGTTGCTCACAAGGGATTCGCGTGGATTGATATTGAGACTCGTGGGATCTCTGCCCACGGGAGCGCTTGGCAGATCGGTGTGGATGCCATTGCAAAGATGGGGAAGGTCCAAGTGGGCCTTGATAGCTTCCAAGAGGAATCGCTGATGAAACGCTCTCACAGACTGGTGGGGCCCCCCTCAGTCCACTCCTCTATCATCGTCGGGGGAAGAGAGTTAAGCACTTATCCCGATCGCTGCAATCTCAAAGTAGAGAGAAGACTCATCCCTGGGGAGACAAAGGAAGATGTCGAAACCGAGCTGGAAAGCCTTTTGACTTCTATCAGCGATATCGATCCAAAGTTTGACGGGAGTTATGAGATCACCTTTTTCAGGGGTCCCCTCGAGGTTTCCACTGACTCCGAGATATGTAGGGTACTCATCGAGTGTTCCCAGGAGGTAAGAGGGGAGACCCCTCACTTCGTTGGAGGTTCAGGTTGGATGGACACCCAGATCATTGCAAAAAAAGGAGCCTTCGCTGTGGCCTTCGGTCCAGTAGGCTCAGGGTCCCACGCGGCGGTGGAATATGTTGATATTGACTCTGTTGTCAATACTGCTAGGGTTCTGGAGCGGGTGGTTCACAGGTTCTGCGGCTGA